TCTATATATACTTTATATAATTTTAAATTTAACTTAAACTTTAAATTGACCTCTAGTATCTCTAGTCAGCCAACCCAATATTAATTTTTTACCTCTAGTTTTCTAGTCAGTATATGAAAATACTGTATTAATTTAACAGAATTCTTTTTACCATATTAGTTAAAAGTTTATAAAAAACTACGTTATTAAAAATTTAATTATTTGGTTTAATTTTATAATAAATTTAGTAATTTGTCAATACTAAATTGAATTTTTCATGGCATTTTCATATACTCCAAGTATTCTCACTTTATTACTTATAGAAATATTATCAATAGCTTCTTTCACATTTTTATCACTAAAATAATTTCCCTCTATATCTATGAAAAAATGATATTTTCCCAAAGTCTCTTTATTAGGATGCGACAATATTGACATTAAGTTAATATTTCTACAGGCAAATTCATTTAATATACTGGATAATGAACCTGGTTTATCTTCTGCCTGGATAATAATTAATGAAGTTTTATAATCTTTATCTGGATAATAATATAAAAATTTTTCTGAAACAACTATAAATCTCGTCTGATTTTCTTTAGAGTCTGTTACATTTTCAATTTCATAGGGCAATTTAAATTCTGTCTTAAGCATATGATGAGGTACTATAGCTGCTTCATTGAACTTACCATACTTGGCACTAATAAAAGATTCTGCATTACTCTCCGTAGTTATGATTTTTACATCATCACCAAATTGTTCCAAAAAATCACAACATTGACCTTGAGTTTTAAATTGAACATATAACCTTTTTACGTCATTAATATTCTTAGAATTTCCTACAAAAGAAAATTGGATTGGAACAACAACTTCATCTATAATATTCAATTTAGTTTTTGATAGCAATTCCAATGTAGGTTGTACATACCCATCTAAAGTGTTTTCAATGGGAACTATCCCCAATTTACATTGTTCTCCAATAGCCTTAAAAGCTTTGGATATGCTTTGATAAAAAGTTATACTTCCATCAAAATCTTTTTCATTATTATATTTTTTAGCTGCAATTTCACAAAAAGTCCCTGCCGGTCCAAGTGTAGCTATTTTTCTCATAAGATATCTCCCTGCCTAAATAAATTTATAAAATTTATCAACATAATCACTATATGATATTTTAGCATAAAAAATATGTTATTGGTTACTTTTTTTATCCATTGTAGAAATATGTTATATTATATTAATATTTTATAAAATAATTATTTTACTGATGAAAAAACGAAATAATTATTATTAAAAATATTAATTTTATTCCTATATTTATTATTAATTTATTAATATTTTATAGAATAATTATTGATAATATAATTTTAAACTTTTTATATTTACAGCTACTATTCATTAATGTATAATCATAAACAATATAAAGCAATGAGCAGAAGTAGTAGGGATAAGTGAAATTTTCAGAGAACCGATGATGCTGTGATTTCGGTAATTTCAAAATCTTGAACTCGTCTGTGAGCTGTCTCCTGAATTTATTAGTAAGGCAGAACGTGGTCCTCCGTTACAAGGATAGATGGTAATTTGCCATTGAAAAAGTGAGTTCATAATAGAACTAATTAGAGTGGTACCGCGGGTTAGCCTCGTCTCTTTTGTTGAGACGGGCTTTATTTGTTTTTATAGAATTTTAATTTATTGAAAGAGGTGGGTTTATTGTCTTATTCAAAGTATAGAAAATATCCTTCAGTTGATTTAAAAGATCGTGAGTGGCCAAATAAACAAATCGAAAAGGCTCCTACATGGTGCAGCGTAGACTTACGTGACGGTAATCAAGCACTTCCCGTTCCAATGAATGTTGAAGATAAACTTAGAATGTATAAAATGCTTTTAGATATAGGTTTCAAAGAAATAGAAGTAGGCTTCCCAGCTGCATCTCATACGGAATATACTTTTCTTCGCAAATTAATAGAAGACAATCTTATACCTGATGATGTAACAATTCAAGTACTTACACAGTCAAGAGAACATTTAATTAAAAAAACCTTTGAAGCTTTAAAAGGAGCAAAAAATGCTGTAGTACACCTTTATAATTCCACTTCTGTACTACAGAGAAAAGTAGTTTTCAAAAAGAGTAAAGAAGAAATAATTGATATAGCTGTAAGTGGCGCTAAGCTTTTAAATGAATATAAAGAGAAATATCCCGAAACTAATTTTACTTTTGAGTATTCTCCCGAGAGCTTTACTGGAACGGAGCTTAACTATGCTCTTGAAATATGTGAAGCAGTAATAGATGTCTGGAAACCAACTGAGTCAAATAAGGTAATTATAAATCTGCCTTCAACAGTAGAAATGGCTACACCAAATATATATGCAGACCAGATTGAATGGATCTGTAAACACATTAAAAATAGAGAAAATATTATAATAAGCCTTCACACTCATAATGACAGAGGTACTTGTACTGCCTCCAGCGAATTAGGACTCCTTGCAGGAGCTGATAGAATTGAAGGTACATTATTTGGAAACGGCGAAAGAACAGGTAATCTTGACATACTTACAATGGCTTTAAATATGTATTCTCAGGGCATAGATCCTAAATTAGATTTTTCCAATATATATAATGTAGTAAAAATATATGAAGAATGTACTAATATGACTGTACATGAACGTCATCCTTATGCAGGTAAATTAGTATATACTGCATTTTCAGGATCTCATCAGGATGCTATAAGAAAAGGACTTAAAGCTTTAGAAGAAGAAAATAATGAATACTGGGAAGTTCCTTATCTTGCAATAGACCCTCACGACCTTGGCAGAGAATATGAAGAAATTATCCGTATAAACAGCCAGTCTGGCAAAGGCGGAACTGCCTATATTATGGAAAGTGATTTTGGATTTATTCTACCTAAAGAAATGCACAAGGAATTTGGAACTATTGTTAAAGAAAAATCTGATAGTTTAGCTACAGAACTTAGTGCAAATCAGATATTTGAATTATTTGAAAATGAATATTTAGATAAAAAGACTCCTTATAATCTAAAAAGCTATGAAACTGAATCTCTTCAGAATGTAGAGGATGATAAAAATATACTGAATATTCATGCTACTATAAATGTAAATGGTGTTGACAAAAATATAGAAGGTACAGGGAATGGTCCTGTAGATGCTTTCTTTAATGCACTGCATAATTCTAATATTAACGGCTGTAAATTTATTTCATATGAT
This genomic window from Clostridium pasteurianum DSM 525 = ATCC 6013 contains:
- a CDS encoding prephenate dehydratase gives rise to the protein MRKIATLGPAGTFCEIAAKKYNNEKDFDGSITFYQSISKAFKAIGEQCKLGIVPIENTLDGYVQPTLELLSKTKLNIIDEVVVPIQFSFVGNSKNINDVKRLYVQFKTQGQCCDFLEQFGDDVKIITTESNAESFISAKYGKFNEAAIVPHHMLKTEFKLPYEIENVTDSKENQTRFIVVSEKFLYYYPDKDYKTSLIIIQAEDKPGSLSSILNEFACRNINLMSILSHPNKETLGKYHFFIDIEGNYFSDKNVKEAIDNISISNKVRILGVYENAMKNSI
- the leuA gene encoding 2-isopropylmalate synthase — protein: MSYSKYRKYPSVDLKDREWPNKQIEKAPTWCSVDLRDGNQALPVPMNVEDKLRMYKMLLDIGFKEIEVGFPAASHTEYTFLRKLIEDNLIPDDVTIQVLTQSREHLIKKTFEALKGAKNAVVHLYNSTSVLQRKVVFKKSKEEIIDIAVSGAKLLNEYKEKYPETNFTFEYSPESFTGTELNYALEICEAVIDVWKPTESNKVIINLPSTVEMATPNIYADQIEWICKHIKNRENIIISLHTHNDRGTCTASSELGLLAGADRIEGTLFGNGERTGNLDILTMALNMYSQGIDPKLDFSNIYNVVKIYEECTNMTVHERHPYAGKLVYTAFSGSHQDAIRKGLKALEEENNEYWEVPYLAIDPHDLGREYEEIIRINSQSGKGGTAYIMESDFGFILPKEMHKEFGTIVKEKSDSLATELSANQIFELFENEYLDKKTPYNLKSYETESLQNVEDDKNILNIHATINVNGVDKNIEGTGNGPVDAFFNALHNSNINGCKFISYDQHALDKGSRSKAVSYIQIENNGKRYFGVGISENTSTSSLKALISAINRCR